A genome region from Lucilia cuprina isolate Lc7/37 chromosome 3, ASM2204524v1, whole genome shotgun sequence includes the following:
- the LOC111691056 gene encoding uncharacterized protein LOC111691056: protein MCTDSSKKYMFVFSLCFHVLFLKIILFDVSTRGVAAITAQQKQEILKLKSELSQALESDNENVAAKGVIVQPTWTQGADNTDPKETAKVEVNAVNRQEVEALKAEIGLAVARDNYATAGAAKTQDIKALESTLAMKEKGKEALLTMVGGGHESETEEQVGAGAEEQESDAKAPNIITANIGDDSEIDIRKLQRLVVSKRRTKEVLILKYIEEDFSFDLGPEVHEWEHIIHAGQEYFIGRRLTDLLIVRKDTAKYEKAMVVDVGHLISDIETYTYWNLEQQQQEGVILIATGDKVLWYRSNNETKQIELYWDWLVGNTITGLTYFTLDSKDYLTISSNQSSLAGHYALNIYQYKLHTKEFWIVQRLQLDFKIDKVTFLNTGRDVILAIPQNNTAEIYTFNPHEAAFSHIRFQLKRSVPAEGILTIAGFKMGGRNYLALTGYQPQILLYQQGDFISKTILGQNFGLVELFFPIPVRTYRDDLILLVQHRVDFSTHTLTVVETLIWDGEAFETSIPVPCHLGEHVVFGVGCMLDIQRDEGLKGAALLRSGGDISVIVPRYKAESGLFRFHTELLAKNSELLDLQEIFDFLKDWVKEQDELVAQAEAFLIISNEDLLNAQPDLTSLETLKTPEFVFNGEVAEIYVNDYKWSSEDTTMDLEMIIQSVEDLDRSLNSGRQRRNLDEVLHEELDFDEVFVDDLQVENINGQTFFIQNGDLNFDGEVNIAELEILDQEQFRNYQNRDLDVISDEDFGLEGDIEFGFINGVKWSDIKDNLVFRTQKQNFDDLQVQGEVIIETTLNISTLNTLDFPDDYMLSNGPSISIVRVPKHFAGTLSATAVDTNGLINGKNPLDAISLMDAQVWQGMPTFKQLEVKEILELHGQFHGRNEDSLPQNPTLQESNIVEANCYFNELWVNGPVILKGEMDDQSLGAQLKDILIKSPDPEEEILVPSAKSFDMVVFPIDFQLENNTINQIKANDFVTVHTTQTLGINSLEGYVYFYNLTLNGSYDGVKVEEVLKEVILLDQPVDLSSIELIFPDELKASSSISVLDILNQQPIKDNLQTLQEDLVITSAQFEHLLAQQADFSADILGSGKLNNIELHDFVQEKSWHEPPIRGNVFLNELILQQSLQTDEMHGIKSEYLMDFLNQIDDMPDMVLNGQIQVDHISVTGDVQLHKLNGLLFDEDIQLTTIKLNKPNFLSTELTFKNRLDLRGHLKVIGDFRGDYLPDIIDDIVIRSSNTSIDIKAPKSFLKPVKVLHNTQVKALNGNDIENIAWKLKENRFQGSVKLKGNLRVRKVNLKGYLNNLNWQKIENLVYYDKNLQHFVLKDTVVFQTPQFLEDLTVWGDLQDVPNLADFFENLIFKNQKCVLKGKNTFTGRVTIDQGAFITDLNGHDLDYLFNNLVYIHAAEPIIIQSPVKFEDSFKANKIQVKNSLTVRNLNDCNLRDWLNNTLRVDQDQNIPHFLQFASGSLDGNTFSVHYLKDIDLSRVITLNTPQIFNESVHFSEVFLSGFIYTKGQVNKVDLEEEFNNTLMTSGYQHMSTPLTIQSVIVLGDLTVRGLVNKNKDLQDVATLQEEIILESPLYFQSIYSPQVILTDLATGIDFNKWFDSAVRYQNSNPQYITGNWSTKYLTVRNGPKDFQYMINGFEPWQYYSYIRSPRSDGQPDYEEEEICELLKDIQQYINNKTVNIKYLEEDFNINLDKPWKNINETLRKIFHIQNKQQNLLLINFQCTSYIYKWRPQENQFIFKSSLKTGPINEIEVIPVLNSTSKLEFITTIDTTETLNCSLDPVNKWKVLNDSVVFDAKLPQASGLLYKNPGKNSSLWSLDNETIKELDLLHFNIKQKWQLPNVANKTHYRFVPFKNEREILLTNGERMVLINNNLDKKFKKSAFDSPQPVLLQTSFPELEYNTTESVLKPNTSLTRSFVFADFKQVVERILIDLGQRLSQQVNITQLSIPESDLFDEHLVPDFLAIMEELEKQNIYPANVINITFDNITLPENPAQVLAARVVQIAWPVVVEIEEIHSYLKTNKTHDHPLCSCITKSLGILINDVLILANDHNNTLEAKDYTWELTKVIERIRVFEKDLEDFVTALEKHKDDTSMTPEIKYSDKETLMQSPTNREFRIFSHAQDDLMFMENSHLPGYKQGEILSLQVGSHLNPRHLWAVTNTKISLTAVQNPGIYLYLKGLQSQLYQVITAIKPRSLQQLRVKQETLLLYIQDCCQVQVLRYRGAQGFQKFAEILSKEYIQQILTLSIPSENAAAKHYLVLLLEKQIKFYEFIIEGPNLAADFPSISFNCL, encoded by the exons ATGTGTACAGattcttctaaaaaatatatgtttgtgttCTCCTTGTGCTTTCATGTACTGTTTCTTAAG ATAATTTTGTTTGATGTTTCTACGCGAGGAGTGGCTGCTATTACTGctcaacaaaaacaagaaattttaaaattaaagtccGAACTTAGTCAAGCCTTAGAAAGTGACAACGAAAATGTTGCCGCTAAAGGTGTTATTGTACAACCCACCTGGACTCAGGGTGCCGATAATACTGATCCCAAAGAAACAGCCAAAGTAGAGGTTAATGCTGTAAATCGCCAAGAAGTAGAAGCTTTAAAAGCTGAAATTGGTTTGGCAGTAGCTAGGGATAACTATGCCACTGCAGGAGCTGCAAAAACACAAGATATAAAAGCGTTAGAATCTACTTTGGCAATGAAAGAGAAAGGCAAAGAGGCCTTACTAACCATGGTGGGTGGTGGCCACGAAAGTGAGACAGAGGAGCAAGTGGGCGCTGGAGCTGAGGAACAGGAATCTGATGCAAAGGCTCCTAATATTATTACAGCTAATATAGGTGATGATTCGGAAATAGATATACGCAAATTACAACGTTTGGTTGTATCCAAAAGACGCACCAAAGAGGTTTTGATACTCAAATATATAGAAGaagatttttcttttgatttggGTCCTGAGGTCCATGAATGGGAACATATTATACATGCTGGCCAGGAGTATTTTATAGGACGTCGTCTTACCGATTTGTTAATTGTGCGCAAAGACACTGCTAAATATGAAAAAGCCATGGTAGTGGATGTGGGTCACCTTATATCGGATATAGAAACCTATACTTATTGGAATTTGGAACAACAGCAACAGGAAGGCGTTATACTTATAGCCACTGGCGATAAGGTGTTATGGTATCGCTCTAATAATGAAACCAAACAAATTGAGTTATACTGGGACTGGTTGGTGGGTAATACCATAACCGGCTTGACCTATTTTACCCTGGACTCTAAAGATTATTTAACTATTTCCTCTAATCAATCTTCTTTGGCCGGTCATTATGCTCTTAATATCTACCAATATAAATTACATACCAAAGAATTTTGGATTGTGCAACGTTTGCAATTGGACTTCAAAATAGATAAGGTAACATTTTTAAACACCGGGCGTGATGTTATTTTGGCCATACCCCAAAATAATACGGCcgaaatttatacttttaatcCCCATGAGGCTGCCTTTTCACACATACGTTTTCAACTTAAAAGATCAGTGCCGGCGGAAGGTATTTTGACAATAGCCGGCTTTAAAATGGGAGGACGCAATTATTTGGCTTTGACGGGTTATCAGCCTCAGATTTTACTCTATCAACAGGGAGACTTTATATCTAAAACTATTTTGGGTCAAAATTTTGGTTTAGTGGAGTTATTTTTCCCCATACCAGTGCGAACCTATCGTGATGATCTTATTTTATTAGTGCAACATAGGGTGGACTTTAGCACCCATACTCTAACAGTAGTGGAGACCTTGATTTGGGATGGTGAGGCTTTTGAGACCAGTATTCCTGTACCCTGTCACTTGGGTGAGCATGTGGTATTTGGTGTCGGCTGCATGCTGGATATACAAAGAGATGAGGGTCTTAAGGGGGCCGCTTTACTAAGAAGTGGAGGTGATATTTCGGTTATAGTACCACGTTATAAAGCTGAATCAGGACTCTTTCGTTTTCACACGGAATTATTGGCCAAGAATTCAGAACTTTTAGATTTACAAGAAATCTTTGATTTCCTCAAAGACTGGGTCAAAGAACAAGATGAGTTGGTAGCTCAGGCTGAAGCTTTTCTAATCATATCCAATGAGGACTTACTAAATGCTCAACCAGATCTAACTTCTTTAGAAACTTTAAAAACCCCAGAATTTGTATTTAACGGTGAAGTGGCTGAGATATATGTAAATGATTATAAATGGTCGTCAGAAGATACTACTATGGACTTGGAAATGATTATACAAAGTGTAGAAGATTTGGATAGATCTTTAAATTCCGGCCGACAAAGAAGAAATCTGGATGAAGTGTTACATGAAGAATTAGATTTCGATGAGGTTTTCGTAGACGATTTACAAGTGGAAAATATTAATGGtcaaacatttttcatacaaaatggtGATTTAAATTTTGACGGTGAAGTTAATATTGCAGAATTGGAAATTTTGGATCAGGAACAATTCAGAAATTACCAAAATCGGGATCTAGATGTTATAAGTGATGAAGATTTTGGCTTAGAAGGTGATATAGAATTCGGCTTTATAAATGGTGTTAAGTGGTCAGATATCAAAGACAATTTGGTGTTTAGaactcaaaaacaaaactttgatGATTTGCAAGTTCAAGga GAAGTTATAATTGAAACTACTTTAAATATTAGCACTTTAAATACTTTGGATTTCCCCGATGACTATATGTTGTCCAATGGTCCTTCCATTTCTATTGTTAGAGTTCCCAAACATTTCGCTGGAACTTTGTCGGCAACTGCGGTAGACACAAATGGTTTAATAAATGGCAAAAATCCTTTAGATGCCATTTCCTTAATGGATGCCCAAGTATGGCAGGGTATGCCCACTTTTAAACAGTTAGAAGTCAAGGAAATATTGGAG CTACATGGTCAATTTCATGGTCGCAATGAAGACTCATTACCCCAAAATCCCACTTTACAGGAGTCTAACATAGTGGAAGCCAATTGTTATTTCAATGAGTTATGGGTTAATGGTCCTGTTATTTTAAAAGGCGAAATGGATGATCAGTCCTTGGGTGCACAACTTAaggatattttaattaaatctccCGATCCAGAGGAGGAGATTTTGGTACCTTCTGCGAAATCATTTGATATGGTTGTGTTTCCTATAGATTTTCAGTTGGAAAATAATACCATTAACCAAATAAAGGCTAATGATTTTGTTACCGTGCATACCACTCAAACTTTGGGCATAAACTCCTTGGAAGGTTATGTTTATTTCTACAATTTAACTCTTAACGGTTCATATGATGGTGTCAAAGTTGAAGAGGTTTTGAAGGAAGTCATACTTTTGGACCAACCAGTGGATTTATCTTCAATCGAACTAATATTTCCCGATGAATTAAAAGCCTCTAGTTCCATTTCTGTTTTAGATATACTTAATCAACAACCCATTAAAGATAATTTGCAAACGCTCCAGGAAGATTTAGTTATTACCTCGGCTCAGTTTGAGCATTTGTTAGCACAACAGGCAGACTTTTCCGCAGACATTTTGGGTTCgggaaaattaaacaatatcgAGTTGCATGATTTTGTTCAGGAAAAATCTTGGCATGAGCCACCCATAAGAGGCAATGTTTTCCTTAATGAATTGATTTTACAGCAGAGTTTACAAACTGATGAAATGCATGGTATTAAGTCTGAATATCTTATGGATTTCCTAAATCAAATAGATGATATGCCGGATATGGTATTAAATGGTCAAATACAGGTGGACCATATAAGCGTAACAGGAGATGTACAGCTCCACAAACTAAATGGTTTACTCTTCGATGAGGATATACAACTAACCACCATTAAATTGAATAAACCCAATTTTTTGTCCACTGAATTGACTTTCAAAAACCGTTTGGATTTGAGGGGACATCTAAAAGTAATAGGCGACTTTAGAGGTGATTATTTACCAGATATAATAGACGATATAGTCATAAGATCCAGCAATACAAGTATAGACATAAAAGCCCCCAAAAGTTTTCTCAAGCCTGTAAAAGTTTTGCATAATACGCAAGTAAAGGCTTTAAATGGTAACGACATCGAAAATATAGCTtggaaattgaaagaaaatcgCTTCCAGGGTTCTGTAAAACTTAAAGGAAATTTAAGAGTAcgtaaagtaaatttaaaaggaTATTTAAATAACCTCAACTGGCAAAAGATAGAAAATCTTgtatattatgataaaaatttacaacattttgttttgaaagaTACTGTGGTGTTTCAAACCCCACAATTTTTGGAAGATCTTACGGTTTGGGGTGATTTGCAAGATGTACCAAATTTGGCGGACTTTTTCGAAaacctaatttttaaaaatcaaaaatgtgtGCTAAAGGGTAAGAACACCTTTACTGGAAGAGTAACCATAGATCAGGGAGCTTTTATTACGGACCTAAATGGCCACGATTTGGAttatctttttaataatttggttTACATACATGCAGCTGAACCTATAATCATACAAAGTCcggtaaaatttgaagattcctTTAAAGCCAATAAAATACAAGTGAAAAACTCTTTGACAGTGAGAAATTTAAATGATTGCAATTTAAGGGACTGGTTAAATAATACCCTTCGAGTGGATCAGGATCAAAATATACCAC ATTTCCTGCAATTCGCTTCGGGCAGTTTGGATGGTAATACTTTTTCAGTTCACTATCTCAAAGATATAGATCTCTCTAGAGTTATTACTCTTAATACACcccaaatttttaatgaatctGTTCACTTTTCGGAGGTGTTTTTAAGTGGCTTTATTTACACCAAAGGTCAGGTGAATAAGGTTGATTTAGAAGAGGAATTTAATAATACTCTAATG ACATCTGGTTATCAACACATGTCCACTCCCTTAACCATACAATCAGTAATAGTTTTAGGAGATCTTACCGTTCGTGGTTTagtcaacaaaaataaagatCTACAAGATGTGGCCACTTTGCAGGAGGAAATTATCCTAGAATCTCCCCTATATTTTCAGTCCATTTATAGTCCACAAGTTATCCTAACAGATTTGGCTACCGGTATAGACTTTAATAAATGGTTTGACTCAGCTGTTAGATACCAAAACTCTAATCCTCAATATATTACTGGAAATTGgtctacaaaatatttaactgtAAGAAATGGACCAAAAGATTTTCAATACATGATTAATGGGTTTGAACCTTGGCAATATTACTCTTACATCAGATCACCCAGAAGTGATGGACAGCCAGATTATGAAGAAGAGGAAATATGTGAACTATTGAAGGATATTCaacaatatattaataataaaacggtTAATATCAAATATTTGGAAGAAGATTTTAATATCAATTTGGATAAACCCTGGAAAAACATTAACGAAACTCTgcgtaaaatatttcatatacaaaataagcaacaaaatttattgCTCATCAATTTCCAATGCACATCTTACATCTACAAATGGCGGCCACAGGAAAATCAATTTATCTTTAAGAGTTCCCTTAAAACGGGACCTATAAATGAAATTGAGGTAATACCCGTACTAAATAGCACCTCAAAACTAGAATTTATTACTACTATAGACACCACCGAAACGTTAAACTGTTCCTTAGATCCGGTAAATAAATGGAAAGTTTTAAATGATTCTGTAGTTTTTGATGCCAAATTGCCACAAGCTTCGGGTTTGCTATATAAAAACCCTGGCAAGAATTCTTCCTTGTGGTCTCTAGATAATGAGACCATTAAGGAATTGGATTTGTTACattttaatatcaaacaaaaatggCAGTTACCCAACGTGGCGAACAAAACCCACTATAGATTTGTGCCCTTTAAAAATGAGCGAGAAATTTTATTGACCAATGGCGAACGTATGGTATTAATCAACAATAATTTGGataagaaatttaagaaatctGCCTTTGATTCCCCACAACCTGTACTTTTGCAAACTTCATTCCCGGAGTTGGAATACAATACTACCGAATCTGTTTTAAAACCCAATACCTCTTTAACAAGATCATtcgtttttgctgattttaaacagGTGGTAGAACGTATTTTAATAGATCTGGGTCAACGTTTAAGTCAACAGGTTAATATAACCCAGTTAAGTATACCCGAATCAGATTTATTTGATGAACACTTAGTACCGGATTTCTTGGCCATTATGGAGGAattggaaaaacaaaatatttatcctGCTAATGTCATTAATATCACATTTGATAATATCACTTTACCGGAAAATCCTGCCCAAGTTTTGGCGGCTCGTGTTGTGCAAATTGCTTGGCCGGTGGTTGTGGAAATAGAggaaatacattcatatttgaAAACCAATAAGACTCACGATCATCCTTTGTGTTCCTGTATAACCAAATCTTTGGGTATCCTTATTAATGATGTTTTAATATTGGCTAATGATCATAACAATACCCTGGAGGCTAAGGACTACACCTGGGAGTTAACGAAAGTTATAGAACGCATAAGAGTTTTCGAAAAGGATTTGGAAGACTTTGTTACAGCTTTGGAAAAACATAAAGATGATACAAGTATGACACCTGAAATTAAATATTCGGATAAGGAAACTCTTATGCAATCACCCACTAATCGagaatttagaatattttctcATGCCCAGGATGATTTAATGTTTATGGAAAATTCCCATTTGCCGGGTTATAAACAAGGAGAAATTTTATCGCTTCAAGTGGGTTCCCATTTAAACCCCCGCCATCTTTGGGCTGTTACCAATACAAAGATCTCTTTAACTGCTGTACAAAATCCTGGCATATATCTCTATTTAAAGGGTCTTCAAAGCCAACTATATCAAGTTATAACTGCCATTAAACCCCGCTCGTTACAACAATTACGAGTTAAACAAGAAACTTTACTTTTGTATATACAAGATTGCTGTCAGGTGCAAGTGTTAAGATATCGTGGTGCTCAAGGTTTTCAAAAGTTTGCTGAGATTTTGAGTAAGGAATATATACAACAAATACTTACTCTTTCAATACCTTCGGAAAATGCTGCAGCAAAACATtatcttgttttattattggaaaaacaaataaagttttatgaatttattataGAAGGTCCTAATTTGGCAGCAGATTTTCCTTCTATTTCCTTCAATTGTttgtaa